A genomic region of Elaeis guineensis isolate ETL-2024a chromosome 9, EG11, whole genome shotgun sequence contains the following coding sequences:
- the LOC140851511 gene encoding momilactone A synthase-like, producing the protein MLLVMSGIIFGTVSLEGKVALITGGASGIGEATAKIFTRHGARVMIADVQDDKGRAFCESLGSSVASYIHCDMTDESHVRDAVDAAVSRHGKLDIMFNNAGIAGSLCMQIRKSEKADFERVVGINLVGSYLGTKHAARVMIPARRGSIVMTASVASVVPGMASAAYTCSKHGMVGLMRSAALELGQFGVRVNCVSPYGVATPMTTAGFGMGVEELEEFFHEHAILKGVRLKAEDVAEAVLFLGSEEAKYVSGVNLLVDGGLTITNPSHGLFRYSDV; encoded by the coding sequence TCTCGAAGGCAAGGTGGCACTGATCACGGGTGGCGCCAGTGGCATCGGTGAGGCCACGGCCAAGATCTTCACCCGCCACGGCGCCCGTGTGATGATCGCCGATGTCCAGGACGACAAGGGCCGAGCCTTCTGTGAATCCCTCGGCTCCTCCGTTGCCTCCTATATCCATTGTGATATGACCGACGAGTCTCACGTCCGAGATGCCGTCGATGCCGCCGTCTCCCGCCATGGCAAGCTCGACATCATGTTCAACAACGCCGGCATCGCCGGCTCGCTGTGCATGCAGATACGCAAATCCGAGAAGGCAGACTTCGAAAGGGTGGTGGGGATTAATCTGGTGGGAAGCTACCTTGGGACGAAGCACGCCGCACGTGTGATGATCCCGGCGCGCCGGGGAAGCATCGTGATGACGGCAAGCGTGGCGTCGGTGGTGCCGGGGATGGCGTCAGCAGCGTACACGTGCTCGAAGCATGGGATGGTGGGGCTGATGAGAAGCGCGGCGTTGGAGCTCGGCCAGTTCGGGGTGCGGGTGAACTGCGTGTCGCCGTACGGGGTGGCAACGCCGATGACGACGGCGGGGTTCGGCATGGGAGTGGAGGAGCTGGAGGAGTTCTTTCATGAGCATGCAATCCTCAAGGGGGTGCGGCTGAAGGCGGAGGACGTGGCGGAGGCGGTGCTGTTTCTAGGTAGCGAGGAGGCCAAGTACGTGAGTGGAGTCAACCTATTGGTTGACGGAGGATTAACGATTACTAATCCCTCGCATGGTTTGTTTAGGTATTCGGATGTGTGA